GGGAAAGTGGTTTCCTTAGATTTAGCTAAACCGAAATCAGAATTATTTAAAAAGGGATATTCCTTTTATTTATATAGGATTATACCTTTAATTGGTAGTTTCATTTATGGTCAATCTGATCCCTATGAATATCTGTATGATTCATGGAAGAGGTTTCCTAGTCAGGATGAATTAGCTGAAAAATTTAAAAAAGCCGGGTTAATAAATGTAGATTATTATGAATTGATTGGGGGAGCTATTGCTGTTCATGTTGGTCAAAAACCCCACTAAAATTTCATTATTCATGCATAATTTTAATATAGAGTGGGTGAAAAAATGATTAAAGTTGAGTTGATGCCATCGATTAATAAGGATTTACAGAAAGTTGAGAAGAAATTAAAAGAAGTTACTGAAACAAAATTTAATTTACTATATAGAATATCTAACCGATTATTAAATGCAGGTGGAAAACGGATGAGACCATTATTAGTCTTATTATCCGGCAAATTGAATAAATATTCAGCTAAAGACCTGATTTCTATGGGGGCTTCGGTAGAATTATTACATATGGCAACTTTAATTCACGATGATGTTATTGATAATTCTCTAAATCGACGAGGAGAGAATACAATTAATCGGGATTGGGGTAATAAAGTAGCGGTTTTGAGCGGCGACTTACTTTATACTCAGGCTTTGAAGTTATTAGTTGAAGACGGAAATGATGAAATAGCAACTTATATATTGGATATTGTAGGTTTAATCTGTGAAGGTGAAGCTAAACAGGCAGTAACTAATCATAATTTGAATCAGAATATGGAGAATTATATTAATAAAATTACTAAAAAGACAGCTTTATTAATTGCAGCTAGTTGTAAATTAGGAGCGATGATTGCTGATGCTACTTCCGAAAAAGCAGCTGCTATGGAGAGATACGGAAAGAATTTAGGGATTGCATTTCAAATTATAAATGACTTAAATGATATTGTAGCTGATAAGAAAGAACTTGGTAAAGAACCAGGCGATGATTTACGGCAAGGAACTTTAACTTTACCGATTCTATATGCTCTAGAGGAATCAATAGAAAAAGAATTTTTAGAAGAGGTTATTGTCAATCGTAATAATTCAAAAAGAGAAATAAAAAAAGCGATTAATATTTTGAAGAATTCTGGTGCAGTAGAACATTCAATTGAGGTTAGTCAGAACTATATTAATAAAGCGCTGGATACTTTAACTCGATTTTCTGATTCACCGGCTAAGAATGCTCTTCAGTTGATTGCTCAAACTGTAGTTAATTCGTATAAAGGAATTGATTCTTTAGAGACAGGAATAAAGATAAATAATTAACTTTTGGTTATTTATTATTAAAGTTGATTAATGTTGGAAGAAATTATATAATGATTAGAGGAAATTATGTAATAATTTTTTAAGAAGTAGCTTATTTAGGTTTTAATCGAATTATTGGGGTTTCAGGATTAAGGAGGCAATAAATGTGACTATTGTTGCCATGGGTTTGAATCATAAAATGGCTTCTGTGGAGATACGGGAACAGACATCTTTTACTTCACAGGAAAAAGAAGATGCTTTGAATATAATTGATGATCATAATCAAGTTTTAGAAGGGGTAATTTTAGCTACTTGTAATCGGACTGAAATTTATGTTATAAGTTCTAATAGAGAAGCAGGGACTGAATTTATTTTAGAGTTATTGAGCCAATTTTCAACTCTTAATCAAAAGGATTTATCTAAATATTTATATGCTTATTTTAATTTAGATGCTGTTACACATCTTTATAAAGTAGCATCAGGACTTGATT
The window above is part of the Sporohalobacter salinus genome. Proteins encoded here:
- a CDS encoding polyprenyl synthetase family protein, producing the protein MIKVELMPSINKDLQKVEKKLKEVTETKFNLLYRISNRLLNAGGKRMRPLLVLLSGKLNKYSAKDLISMGASVELLHMATLIHDDVIDNSLNRRGENTINRDWGNKVAVLSGDLLYTQALKLLVEDGNDEIATYILDIVGLICEGEAKQAVTNHNLNQNMENYINKITKKTALLIAASCKLGAMIADATSEKAAAMERYGKNLGIAFQIINDLNDIVADKKELGKEPGDDLRQGTLTLPILYALEESIEKEFLEEVIVNRNNSKREIKKAINILKNSGAVEHSIEVSQNYINKALDTLTRFSDSPAKNALQLIAQTVVNSYKGIDSLETGIKINN